In Mytilus trossulus isolate FHL-02 chromosome 6, PNRI_Mtr1.1.1.hap1, whole genome shotgun sequence, a single window of DNA contains:
- the LOC134722274 gene encoding uncharacterized protein LOC134722274 produces the protein MAEGGYNESLASLEDFNKVFAIPLKYSDSSKSWPSIPVLLYKYASNTTGKHFDIPENTWIRVDSRLGQHAESIMVTDLINTQDFLESQVEYYTGSRYQGIHSIEVILSYSPCSTCSNKLCGLKGILDEKITQHMMTIFSIGTDVEETEKTEFKITFSNFNKNNVDEQGYENNEGLKNLRKNDVNLYIKSDDDWQDFLKAAGLVTERRKRETDDKIALQYFEGSADLDPINLNYFKGVKSLSSVSLVELNETFSIPFKYGDSRKTWPSKPILLYKYTSNATVKDIYIPEKTWMRVDSGLGQHAVSIIVTDLINVQDYLESQVEYFTGSRYQGIHSIEVILSYSPCSTCSNKLCDLKRILDEKITQNMMSIFNMRTETEETEKIDFIITFSNFNEIDEDDHGYENKEGLKNLRKNDIKLDIKLDCNWYDFLKASGLVTKR, from the exons ATGGCCGAAG GTGGATATAATGAGTCTCTAGCATCATTAGAAGACTTTAACAAGGTTTTTGCAATTCCATTAAAGTATAGTGATTCAAGTAAATCTTGGCCAAGTATACCAGTTCTGCTATATAAATACGCATCAAATACTACTggtaaacattttgatataccTGAGAACACTTGGATAAGAGTAGACAGCAGACTAGGACAACATGCTGAATCAATTATGGTAACAGATCTAATAAACACTCAGGATTTCCTGGAAAGTCAGGTAGAATATTATACAGGTAGCCGTTACCAAGGTATACACAGCATAGAAGTAATTCTAAGTTATTCACCGTGTAGTACTTGTTCCAACAAGTTATGTGGTTTGAAGGGAATACTTGATGAGAAAATTACACAACATATGATGACAATCTTTAGCATTGGAACAGACGTTGAAGAAACCGAAAAGACGGAATTCAAAATTACTTTTTCAAACTTCAACAAGAACAATGTGGATGAACAAGGTTACGAAAATAACGAAGGTTTGAAAAATCTGAGGAAAAATGACGTCAATCTTTATATCAAGTCGGATGACGATTGGCAAGATTTTCTAAAAGCCGCTGGATTAGTTACTGAGAGACGAAAAAGAGAAACAGATGACAAGATAGCTCTCCAATATTTTGAAGGATCTGCGGATTTGGACCCAATCAATCTAAATTATTTCAAAG gtGTAAAAAGTCTTTCTTCTGTATCGTTAGTAGAATTAAATGAAACGTTTTCAATTCCATTCAAATATGGCGATTCAAGAAAAACTTGGCCAAGTAAACCAATTCTTCTTTATAAATACACATCAAATGCTACTGTTAAGGATATTTACATTCCTGAGAAAACTTGGATGAGAGTAGACAGCGGACTAGGACAACATGCTGTATCCATTATTGTAACAGATCTAATAAACGTTCAGGATTACCTGGAAAGTCAGGTAGAATATTTTACAGGTAGTCGTTACCAAGGTATACACAGCATAGAAGTCATTCTAAGCTACTCACCATGTAGTACTTGTTCCAACAAGTTATGTGATTTGAAGAGAATACTTGATGAGAAAATTACACAAAATATGATGTCAATCTTCAACATGAGAACAGAAACAGAAGAAACAGAAAAGATTGACTTTATAATCACTTTTTCAAACTTCAACGAGATCGACGAGGATGATCATGGTTACGAAAATAAGGAAGGTTTGAAAAATCTGAGGAAAAATGACATCAAACTTGATATCAAGTTGGATTGCAATTGGTACGATTTTCTCAAAGCCTCTGGGTTAGttactaaaagatga